A stretch of the Filimonas lacunae genome encodes the following:
- the ispE gene encoding 4-(cytidine 5'-diphospho)-2-C-methyl-D-erythritol kinase encodes MVHFPNCKINLGLNILRKRTDGFHDLETVFYPLPLQDALEIQPSRAPASSKVTFTASGLPVDGSPDNNLCVKAYHLLLSDFPHLPAVNMHLHKTIPMGAGLGGGSADGAFALRMLNQQFQLGLSQQQLIHYALQLGSDCPFFIINTPCWAAGRGEQLQPVSLSLKNYKLVVINPGIHVHTGKAFSLITPAVPPVSIQTIVQQPVHTWRNMLTNDFEAAVFQLHPEIAQIKEQLYQAGAVYASMTGTGSTVFGLFEQTQVPHLSIPAHYFFAELQES; translated from the coding sequence TTGGTACATTTTCCCAACTGTAAAATCAACCTCGGGCTTAATATCCTCCGTAAAAGAACTGACGGTTTTCATGATCTGGAAACCGTTTTTTATCCCCTGCCCTTACAGGATGCACTGGAAATTCAGCCATCACGGGCCCCAGCTTCTTCTAAAGTTACTTTTACCGCTTCGGGCCTTCCGGTAGATGGCAGCCCCGACAACAACCTTTGTGTAAAAGCTTACCACTTATTATTATCCGATTTTCCACACCTGCCTGCCGTTAACATGCACCTGCACAAAACTATTCCCATGGGGGCCGGTTTAGGTGGTGGCAGTGCCGATGGTGCTTTTGCATTACGCATGTTGAACCAACAGTTTCAACTGGGTTTATCGCAACAGCAATTAATACATTACGCTTTACAACTGGGCAGCGACTGTCCTTTCTTTATTATAAATACCCCTTGCTGGGCCGCCGGGCGCGGCGAGCAATTACAGCCGGTATCCCTTTCGCTGAAAAATTACAAGCTGGTGGTTATTAACCCCGGTATTCATGTGCATACGGGCAAGGCTTTTTCATTAATCACACCTGCTGTACCGCCTGTTTCTATACAAACCATTGTACAACAACCTGTACACACCTGGCGCAACATGCTCACCAACGATTTTGAAGCAGCCGTGTTTCAACTGCACCCTGAAATTGCGCAGATAAAAGAACAATTATACCAGGCAGGCGCTGTTTACGCCAGCATGACCGGTACCGGCAGCACAGTGTTTGGACTGTTTGAACAAACACAAGTTCCACACCTATCTATTCCCGCACATTATTTTTTCGCAGAATTACAAGAATCCTAA
- a CDS encoding bifunctional nuclease family protein: MKKIELEIVALSHSITQTHSYAVVLGEVNGLRRLPIVIGGFEAQAIAVALEHMQPSRPLTHDLMKNFMNAFNVELVEIVINDLQEGIFYSKLVCVSEHDTVEIDSRTSDALALAVRFGCPIYTYDHILESAGILMEDNGKKKKTEVSVEEPAEIAAPTPGTRENLTSLSLEELQSLLTEVLEQEDYIRAIAIRDEINKRR; this comes from the coding sequence ATGAAGAAAATAGAACTGGAAATAGTAGCCCTGTCGCACAGTATTACCCAAACTCATTCGTATGCCGTAGTGCTTGGTGAGGTAAATGGATTGCGGAGGTTACCTATAGTAATTGGTGGGTTTGAGGCCCAGGCAATAGCCGTAGCTTTGGAGCATATGCAGCCAAGCAGGCCGCTTACGCACGACCTGATGAAAAATTTCATGAATGCTTTTAACGTAGAGCTGGTTGAAATTGTGATCAATGATTTGCAGGAAGGCATCTTCTACTCCAAACTGGTTTGTGTAAGCGAACACGACACGGTAGAAATTGACAGCCGCACCAGCGATGCACTGGCATTGGCAGTACGTTTTGGATGCCCTATTTATACTTACGACCACATACTGGAAAGCGCAGGTATTTTAATGGAAGACAATGGCAAGAAAAAGAAAACGGAAGTTTCGGTAGAAGAACCTGCTGAAATTGCTGCTCCTACGCCGGGCACCCGCGAAAACCTGACCTCTCTTTCACTGGAAGAATTACAAAGTCTGCTGACAGAAGTGCTGGAGCAGGAAGATTATATACGCGCTATCGCTATCAGGGACGAGATCAATAAAAGAAGATAA
- a CDS encoding SDR family oxidoreductase, with translation MNTNLDNKTALVCGASQGIGAAVAQELSILGANVVLLARNADKLEKVAAGLDTRRGQIHTYIVADTSEPEQLSKKVADFITSDNPIHILINNTGGPPSGPLLDTDVAELEKAFRSQVVTAHLLAQTLIPGMIQAQFGRIVNITSTSVKQPINGLGISNTVRAAVASWAKTLANEVGQYGITVNNVLPGYTNTDRLGYLFGKQAEASGTGVEEVVKKMEATIPAGRLGQPDELAAAVAFLCMPAAAYINGINLPVDGGRTGTL, from the coding sequence ATGAATACTAACCTGGATAATAAAACAGCACTGGTGTGCGGGGCTTCGCAGGGAATAGGAGCGGCAGTAGCACAGGAACTGTCTATTTTAGGAGCGAATGTGGTACTGTTGGCGCGCAATGCCGACAAACTGGAGAAGGTGGCCGCCGGGCTGGATACCCGTAGGGGGCAGATACATACTTATATAGTGGCCGATACCAGTGAGCCGGAACAATTGAGCAAAAAAGTGGCCGATTTTATAACCAGTGACAATCCTATTCATATACTCATCAATAACACAGGCGGTCCGCCATCTGGTCCGTTACTGGATACCGATGTGGCAGAACTGGAAAAAGCATTCCGGTCGCAGGTGGTTACTGCACATTTGCTGGCGCAAACCCTTATTCCCGGCATGATACAGGCACAGTTTGGCCGTATTGTGAATATTACCTCTACATCTGTAAAGCAGCCTATAAATGGTTTGGGCATTTCCAACACGGTGCGGGCGGCGGTAGCCAGCTGGGCTAAAACCCTGGCCAACGAGGTAGGCCAATATGGCATTACCGTAAACAATGTACTGCCAGGTTATACCAACACCGACAGGCTGGGCTATCTTTTTGGTAAACAGGCCGAAGCCAGTGGCACCGGAGTAGAGGAAGTGGTAAAGAAAATGGAAGCCACTATTCCTGCCGGCCGTTTAGGACAACCAGATGAGCTGGCAGCAGCCGTAGCTTTCTTATGTATGCCGGCCGCTGCTTATATCAATGGTATTAATTTACCGGTAGATGGTGGTAGAACAGGAACATTATAA
- a CDS encoding LytR/AlgR family response regulator transcription factor: MNLLLVEDETAAARQMQQLVQKIAPDYTLLAVLESVAETVGWLNTHTPPDLVLMDIQLSDGISFDIFKQVAVTAPVIFTTAYDEYALQAFKVNSIDYLLKPIDEEELKQAFQKHRNRHPAPTQVLEQKIHQLLETLPVASSWKRRLLVKVHDGFESLHLDDVAFIRADGKQIFAQTINHLEYLVDDSLDELEKSLNPARFYRLNRQYIVSIDSIEKITTHFNGKLKIQLRRCKDNDIFVSREKAPFFKQWLNE; this comes from the coding sequence ATGAACCTGTTACTGGTAGAAGATGAAACCGCAGCTGCCAGGCAAATGCAGCAACTGGTGCAAAAGATTGCACCAGACTATACCCTGTTGGCCGTGCTGGAAAGCGTAGCGGAAACAGTAGGCTGGTTGAACACGCATACGCCACCCGACCTGGTGCTGATGGATATCCAACTGTCAGATGGTATTAGTTTTGACATTTTTAAACAGGTGGCCGTTACCGCACCGGTAATATTCACTACCGCCTACGACGAATATGCGTTACAGGCCTTTAAAGTAAACAGTATAGACTACCTGTTAAAGCCCATTGATGAAGAAGAATTGAAACAGGCTTTTCAGAAACACCGAAACAGGCACCCCGCCCCCACCCAGGTGCTGGAACAAAAAATTCACCAGTTACTGGAAACGCTGCCGGTAGCCAGCTCCTGGAAAAGAAGATTGCTGGTGAAAGTGCATGATGGCTTTGAAAGCCTGCACCTGGATGATGTTGCTTTTATACGGGCTGATGGAAAACAAATTTTTGCCCAAACCATTAACCACCTGGAATACCTGGTGGACGATTCGCTGGATGAACTGGAAAAAAGCCTGAACCCTGCCCGCTTTTACCGGCTAAACCGGCAATACATTGTTTCTATTGACAGTATTGAAAAAATAACCACCCATTTTAACGGCAAACTAAAAATTCAGCTCCGGCGTTGTAAAGACAACGACATTTTTGTTAGCCGGGAAAAAGCACCTTTTTTTAAGCAGTGGCTGAACGAATAG
- a CDS encoding sensor histidine kinase encodes MSYHQNTFVKNSKHLLVAYAVVLAVNLLTNGWNYIHGHGNWKTSLLFALGITTLGWLSFTWLLDALLEKWFDWKNHATRSFVLFILLSALYGAVLMLAYTRVVSMLFQIPVSTGEYIMDMSFSVLITVIITLITTVNYFLRQWKNGITEAAALKTAILESKFETLKNQVNPHFLFNAFNTLTSLIKEDSDKAVVLVHQLAKVFRYSLQTADKNTINAGQELQVTLSFLQVSQQRFVDKLFYTSHLPEEKQALQIVSHSLLMLVENAIKHNEISAARPLHIHIYAEAHYLCVANTLQIKRAIDSSNGIGLTNMQQRYRHLTDTPVCIEETPHQFIVKIPLLPHEPVTGRR; translated from the coding sequence ATGAGTTACCATCAAAACACCTTTGTAAAAAACAGCAAACATTTGCTGGTGGCCTATGCAGTGGTGCTAGCTGTAAATTTGCTTACCAATGGCTGGAACTATATTCACGGACATGGTAATTGGAAAACCAGCCTGTTGTTTGCCTTAGGCATTACTACACTGGGCTGGTTAAGCTTTACCTGGTTGCTGGATGCCCTGCTGGAAAAATGGTTTGACTGGAAAAACCACGCCACCCGAAGCTTTGTGCTGTTTATTTTATTATCGGCTTTGTATGGTGCAGTGTTAATGCTGGCATATACCCGGGTGGTGAGCATGCTGTTTCAAATACCAGTAAGCACCGGGGAATATATTATGGATATGTCGTTCTCAGTATTGATTACTGTGATCATTACTTTAATAACTACGGTGAATTATTTTTTACGTCAATGGAAAAATGGCATTACCGAGGCAGCTGCTTTAAAAACAGCCATACTGGAAAGCAAGTTTGAAACGCTGAAAAACCAGGTGAACCCCCATTTTCTTTTCAATGCATTTAACACGCTGACCTCGCTGATAAAGGAAGATAGCGATAAAGCGGTAGTGCTGGTGCACCAGCTGGCCAAAGTGTTCCGTTACTCGTTGCAAACCGCCGACAAAAACACCATTAATGCCGGCCAGGAGTTGCAGGTAACCTTATCATTTTTACAAGTAAGTCAGCAACGGTTTGTAGATAAACTTTTTTATACATCCCATTTACCGGAAGAAAAACAAGCACTACAAATTGTTTCGCATAGCCTGCTGATGCTGGTAGAAAATGCCATCAAGCATAACGAAATATCCGCCGCACGCCCCTTGCATATTCACATTTATGCCGAAGCTCATTACCTGTGTGTAGCCAACACCCTGCAAATAAAACGGGCCATCGACAGCAGCAATGGTATTGGCCTGACCAACATGCAGCAACGCTACCGGCATTTAACAGATACACCTGTGTGCATAGAAGAAACACCCCATCAATTCATTGTTAAAATACCACTACTACCCCATGAACCTGTTACTGGTAGAAGATGA
- a CDS encoding TraB/GumN family protein: MRITTLLLPAFLFIVRLHGQDSLAMQQYLQQHSWQVFPNNTASFHFDTAFYQQQLFLLGEVHGYQKAQELDLALFQHLHQTAGVKHYVAEIDAAQAWLLNEYLENGNEKLLDTIFNYWVEAGAQWGNKDHYRKWQKIYAWNKQLPAREKIMVTGIDKVQQLPLTLQYLQHLVQPTLLRQLPPVNNMLTAMQTTTTDSVRLYTLRQLDSAMQQNPAQYAAKAGQQLFMFNYLVKNLLAHYNKSSREQQFVNNFTAYYHHLNLQHHKIYGFLGFFHTIQDKVNNMYAFAGRLQASDLPLKNHIISLNIINMESNIMIDATINQVPFPPFVQLTYIPNQSGTRKYLKTDIVAQDGMLSKIKGCNMFKTITSPNSITVFDMQQASPILQHYNNFMDTEMPMPAGFGLTMNNPAGMHYQYLILIRHSDWAEPFLDK; the protein is encoded by the coding sequence ATGCGAATCACCACACTGCTTTTACCTGCCTTCCTTTTCATCGTTCGCCTTCATGGGCAAGACTCCCTGGCTATGCAACAATACCTGCAACAACACAGCTGGCAGGTATTCCCTAACAATACTGCTTCTTTTCATTTCGACACCGCTTTTTACCAGCAACAATTGTTTTTGCTGGGCGAAGTGCATGGTTATCAAAAAGCACAGGAACTGGACCTGGCCCTTTTTCAACACTTGCACCAAACTGCGGGAGTAAAACACTATGTAGCTGAGATAGACGCCGCACAGGCATGGCTGCTAAACGAATACCTTGAAAACGGAAACGAAAAATTGCTGGATACTATATTTAACTATTGGGTAGAAGCCGGCGCGCAGTGGGGCAATAAAGACCACTACCGTAAATGGCAAAAAATATATGCCTGGAACAAGCAGCTACCTGCCCGCGAAAAAATTATGGTAACAGGCATTGACAAAGTACAGCAGCTACCCTTAACCCTGCAATACTTACAACACCTTGTACAACCAACTCTCTTACGTCAGTTGCCCCCTGTAAACAACATGCTCACTGCTATGCAAACCACCACTACAGACAGCGTCCGCCTGTATACACTTCGGCAACTGGATTCGGCCATGCAGCAAAACCCGGCACAATATGCCGCAAAAGCCGGCCAGCAACTGTTTATGTTTAACTACCTGGTAAAAAACCTGCTGGCACACTATAACAAAAGCAGCCGGGAGCAACAATTTGTAAACAACTTTACCGCTTATTATCATCACCTGAACCTGCAACACCATAAGATATACGGCTTTCTTGGCTTTTTTCACACCATACAGGATAAGGTAAATAACATGTATGCTTTTGCCGGCCGGTTACAGGCATCAGACCTGCCCCTGAAAAATCATATTATTTCCCTGAACATCATTAACATGGAAAGTAATATTATGATAGATGCCACCATTAACCAGGTACCTTTCCCCCCCTTTGTACAACTTACCTATATCCCTAACCAATCGGGCACACGTAAATACCTGAAAACAGATATTGTAGCACAAGACGGCATGCTTAGTAAAATCAAAGGTTGTAACATGTTTAAAACCATTACTTCGCCTAACAGCATTACCGTGTTTGATATGCAACAGGCCAGTCCTATACTGCAACACTACAATAATTTTATGGACACAGAAATGCCTATGCCGGCAGGGTTTGGCCTTACTATGAACAATCCGGCAGGCATGCACTATCAATATCTTATTCTTATTCGCCATTCCGATTGGGCAGAGCCATTTCTTGATAAATAA
- a CDS encoding response regulator produces the protein MTKNIYYYSLPDEQKHKDTFSQEVKKRSDRIINYFLISFFLIGLLLAFYFDTWAIAIGVGGLSLVAYYTTKRLLPQSDLYQYVLSTVLAIFMAQYIYQMHGLFEMHFFAFIGSAILITYQNWKLQIPIMIIVLLHHALFSYLQNSGYTEIYFSRLPYYELSTFIIHMLLAAVIFLICGLWAYQLKKYREQQIRQVIRIQQMQEDARLSEERKRNEEALNRTNRELMQTNWELKRAYRNAENARLEAEQANQANEAKTIFLAMMSHEIRTPMNGVLGMGALLAETSLTTQQREFTNTIINSGENLLSLLNDILDFSKIESGNMELELEDFDIQICIEDVLDIFSSRAAQKKLELVYKIDKNVPLQIAGDGLRLRQVLTNLVSNALKFTATGEIFVRVQLLQQMENGSLQLSFSVRDTGIGIADNKKDRLFKAFSQVDSSTTRKYGGSGLGLAISEKLVKLMGGQIEVSSTPGKGSTFTFTIQAQASNKVISNQLQDDMASIAGKRVLVVDDNYANRTFLQSLLDNWKLLPVLAHSGEEALQLLEKDQEFELILTDMQMPHMDGIQLTRRMKHLYEDIPVILLSSVGNKHDKNALEMFSSVLSKPIKRHLLGKHILKAFKQQDSLTSEEEQRHDLLPPDFAVRYPMNILVAEDNVMNQQVITEVLNQLGYEPYLADTGLAVIDHISKNHFDMILMDIQMPEMGGLEATRVIRSLDKHPVIIALTANTMEGDKDECLQAGMNDYLSKPLKLEELVRMLEKWAHHIATQV, from the coding sequence ATGACAAAAAACATCTACTATTATTCTTTGCCTGATGAACAAAAACATAAAGACACCTTTAGCCAGGAAGTAAAAAAAAGAAGTGACAGGATTATTAACTATTTCCTGATCAGCTTTTTTCTCATTGGCTTGCTGCTGGCTTTTTATTTTGACACCTGGGCAATTGCTATAGGAGTAGGCGGTCTGTCACTGGTAGCCTACTACACCACCAAACGCTTACTACCTCAATCAGATCTCTATCAATATGTATTAAGTACTGTGCTTGCCATTTTTATGGCACAATACATTTACCAGATGCATGGCCTGTTTGAAATGCATTTTTTTGCTTTTATAGGGAGTGCCATACTCATTACCTATCAAAACTGGAAACTGCAGATCCCTATTATGATCATTGTGCTGCTGCACCATGCCTTATTCAGCTATCTGCAAAACAGCGGTTACACCGAAATATATTTTAGCAGATTGCCTTATTACGAGCTAAGCACTTTTATCATACATATGCTATTAGCCGCCGTTATCTTTTTAATCTGTGGCTTGTGGGCATACCAATTAAAAAAATACCGCGAACAACAAATTCGCCAGGTGATAAGAATACAACAGATGCAGGAAGACGCCCGGTTATCGGAAGAAAGGAAGCGCAATGAAGAAGCCTTAAACCGCACCAACCGCGAACTGATGCAAACCAACTGGGAGCTGAAAAGAGCTTACCGCAATGCCGAGAATGCAAGGCTGGAAGCCGAACAAGCCAACCAGGCCAATGAAGCCAAAACTATTTTCCTGGCTATGATGAGTCACGAAATACGCACTCCCATGAATGGCGTGTTAGGCATGGGCGCCCTGCTTGCCGAAACTTCCTTAACTACACAACAACGGGAGTTTACCAATACTATTATTAACAGCGGCGAAAATCTGCTAAGCCTGTTAAACGATATTCTCGACTTCTCGAAAATTGAGTCCGGCAATATGGAACTGGAGCTGGAAGATTTTGACATTCAGATTTGTATTGAAGATGTGCTGGATATTTTTAGCAGCCGTGCGGCACAGAAGAAACTGGAGCTGGTGTATAAAATTGACAAAAATGTGCCTTTGCAAATTGCAGGAGATGGTTTACGGCTACGCCAGGTGTTAACCAACCTGGTAAGCAATGCGCTAAAATTCACAGCTACCGGCGAAATATTTGTTCGTGTGCAGTTATTACAGCAAATGGAAAATGGGAGCCTGCAGCTGTCGTTTTCGGTGCGTGACACCGGTATAGGTATAGCCGATAACAAAAAAGACCGCCTGTTCAAGGCATTTTCGCAGGTAGATTCCTCCACCACACGCAAATACGGCGGCTCAGGTCTGGGCCTGGCTATTTCAGAAAAGCTGGTAAAGCTGATGGGTGGCCAGATAGAAGTAAGCAGTACACCAGGTAAAGGCTCTACCTTCACCTTTACCATACAGGCACAGGCAAGCAACAAAGTCATCAGCAACCAGCTACAGGACGATATGGCCAGCATTGCCGGCAAACGCGTATTGGTGGTAGACGACAACTATGCCAACCGCACCTTTTTGCAAAGTCTGCTGGACAACTGGAAACTGTTGCCCGTGCTGGCGCACTCCGGAGAAGAAGCCTTGCAGCTATTGGAAAAAGACCAGGAGTTTGAACTGATTTTAACGGATATGCAAATGCCGCATATGGATGGTATACAGCTTACCAGGCGCATGAAACACCTATATGAAGATATTCCTGTAATACTGTTAAGCTCTGTAGGAAACAAACACGATAAAAACGCACTGGAAATGTTCAGCTCCGTGCTGTCTAAACCTATTAAACGCCATTTGCTGGGCAAGCATATTTTAAAAGCATTTAAACAACAGGATTCCCTCACTTCGGAAGAAGAGCAACGCCACGATCTTTTGCCACCCGACTTTGCCGTACGCTATCCCATGAACATCCTGGTTGCCGAGGACAATGTGATGAACCAGCAGGTAATTACAGAAGTATTGAACCAGCTGGGGTACGAACCTTATTTAGCAGATACTGGTTTAGCAGTAATTGATCATATCAGCAAAAACCACTTTGATATGATATTGATGGACATACAGATGCCGGAAATGGGCGGCCTGGAAGCCACCCGCGTTATCCGCAGCCTGGATAAACATCCTGTTATTATTGCCCTCACCGCCAACACTATGGAGGGCGACAAGGACGAATGTTTACAGGCAGGCATGAACGACTACCTGAGCAAGCCTTTAAAGCTGGAAGAGCTGGTGCGCATGCTGGAAAAATGGGCGCATCATATAGCTACACAGGTATAG
- a CDS encoding TlpA family protein disulfide reductase, translating into MRKKMVMGWLLLLLGGIVTLFWHNEWVYALPTPVPAHYKPVHTGDAVRLPQLPVFVQDKPVLLHFFNPDCPCSRFNIPYFTSLVHKYNSQAAFAIVLMTPKHYTEKEIQDKFHINIPVITDASLAATCGVYSTPQAVIIDAEQHLYYRGNYNKSRYCQNTETNYAEIALNALLLHTPSTVLYDSNALRAYGCQLPNCTKK; encoded by the coding sequence ATGAGAAAGAAGATGGTAATGGGATGGTTGCTGCTACTACTGGGCGGAATAGTTACACTATTCTGGCACAATGAATGGGTATATGCCTTACCCACTCCTGTTCCGGCACATTATAAACCCGTTCATACGGGCGATGCAGTTCGCCTGCCCCAGCTACCTGTTTTTGTGCAGGACAAACCTGTGCTGCTGCACTTTTTTAATCCCGATTGCCCCTGCTCGCGGTTTAACATACCCTATTTTACGTCGTTGGTACATAAATATAACAGCCAGGCTGCTTTTGCCATAGTGCTAATGACGCCCAAACACTACACCGAAAAAGAAATACAGGATAAATTTCACATAAATATTCCGGTTATTACAGATGCTTCGCTAGCTGCAACCTGTGGCGTGTATTCCACCCCGCAGGCAGTAATTATAGACGCAGAACAACATTTATATTACCGGGGCAATTACAACAAAAGCCGTTATTGCCAGAACACCGAAACCAATTATGCCGAAATTGCCCTGAATGCCTTGCTGCTGCATACCCCATCTACCGTGTTATATGACAGCAATGCTTTACGCGCTTATGGTTGCCAACTGCCTAACTGTACCAAAAAATGA